In Citrus sinensis cultivar Valencia sweet orange chromosome 2, DVS_A1.0, whole genome shotgun sequence, a single genomic region encodes these proteins:
- the LOC102613907 gene encoding xyloglucan endotransglucosylase protein 34, which produces MASFLWTLCLSALFLAPGVISAPPKRPIDVPFGRNYVPTWAFDHIKYFNGGSEIQLVLDKYTGTGFQSKGSYLFGHFSMHIKMVPGDSAGTVTAFYLSSQNSEHDEIDFEFLGNRTGQPYILQTNVYTGGKGDKEQRIYLWFDPTKEFHTYSVLWNMYQIVFLVDDVPIRVFKNSKDLGVRFPFNQPMKIYSSLWNADDWATRGGLEKTDWSKAPFIASYKGFHVDGCEVSVNAKFCETQGKRWWDQKAFQDLDAYQYRRLRWVRQKYTIYNYCNDRARFPTPSPECKRDRDI; this is translated from the exons ATGGCTTCTTTTCTATGGACTCTTTGCCTGAGTGCTCTGTTTTTGGCTCCTGGAGTTATAAGTGCCCCACCAAAGAGGCCTATAGATGTACCATTTGGCCGAAATTATGTGCCAACATGGGCATTTGATCACATCAAATACTTTAATGGAGGTTCTGAGATTCAGCTTGTCCTGGATAAATACACAG GGACTGGCTTCCAATCAAAAGGCTCGTATCTGTTTGGTCACTTCAGCATGCACATAAAGATGGTTCCTGGTGATTCTGCCGGAACTGTGACTGCTTTTTAC TTATCTTCTCAAAATTCGGAACACGATGAGATAGACTTTGAGTTCTTGGGGAACAGAACCGGGCAGCCATACATTTTGCAGACAAATGTGTACACTGGAGGAAAGGGAGACAAAGAGCAGAGAATTTATCTTTGGTTTGATCCAACCAAAGAGTTTCACACTTACTCAGTTCTCTGGAACATGTATCAGATTGT TTTCTTAGTGGACGATGTGCCGATTAGAGTGTTCAAGAACAGCAAAGATTTGGGAGTGAGGTTTCCATTCAACCAACCCATGAAGATATACTCAAGCCTGTGGAATGCAGATGACTGGGCAACGAGGGGCGGTTTGGAGAAGACGGACTGGTCGAAGGCTCCTTTCATAGCCTCCTACAAGGGGTTCCACGTTGATGGGTGTGAGGTATCTGTGAACGCCAAGTTCTGTGAGACACAGGGCAAGAGATGGTGGGATCAGAAGGCGTTCCAAGACCTTGACGCCTACCAGTACAGGAGACTCAGATGGGTTCGCCAGAAATACACCATCTATAACTACTGCAACGATCGTGCCCGCTTCCCTACGCCTTCACCAGAATGCAAACGAGACCGTGACATTTAA
- the LOC102613419 gene encoding OVARIAN TUMOR DOMAIN-containing deubiquitinating enzyme 12 produces the protein MRNGTESVGASSSSSLSSQQDTEDDRMIALVLSEEYANLDGAVARRLSNLAPVPHVPKINSYIPNMNDASLDHQRLLQRLNVYSLYEVKVSGDGNCQFRALSDQMYKSPEYHKHVRKEVVKQLKDCRSMYEGYVPMKYKRYYKNMAKVGEWGDHVTLQAAADKFAAKICLLTSFRDTCFIEIMPQHQAPKRELWLSFWSEVHYNSLYDIRDAPVPKKPRKKHWLF, from the exons ATGAGGAATGGCACTGAAAGTGTTGGTGCTAGTTCTAGCTCATCTTTGAGCAGTCAGCAGGATACTGAGGATGACCGGATGATTGCTTTAGTACTTTCAGAAGAGTATGCAAATTTAGATGGTGCAGTTGCTAGACGCCTTTCCAACTTGGCACCTGTTCCA CATGTCCCAAAGATAAACTCCTATATCCCCAACATGAATGATGCCAGTTTGGATCACCAGCGGCTTCTCCAGAG GCTAAATGTTTATAGTCTATATGAGGTGAAAGTCTCTGGGGATGGAAATTGTCAG TTTCGTGCACTTTCAGATCAGATGTACAAGTCACCTGAGTATCACAAGCATGTCCGGAAAGAGGTTGTAAAACAG CTCAAAGACTGCCGCTCTATGTATGAAGGCTATGTCCCGATGAAATATAAACGCTATTACAAAAACATGGCAAA AGTTGGTGAATGGGGGGACCACGTTACATTACAAGCAGCAGCCGATAAG TTTGCTGCAAAGATATGTCTTTTGACATCATTCAGAGATACttgttttattgaaattatgcCACAACACCAGGCTCCTAAACGCG AGTTGTGGTTAAGCTTCTGGTCAGAGGTACATTATAACTCGCTATACGATATTCGAG ATGCACCAGTTCCAAAGAAACCGAGGAAGAAACATTGGTTGTTCTAG